A single genomic interval of Alcaligenes sp. SDU_A2 harbors:
- the thrS gene encoding threonine--tRNA ligase, protein MVRITLPDGSQREFPGPVSVSDVAHSIGTGLGRAALAGRVGGQGTESRLVDTSYVIEQDSDLAIITAKDADGLDLIRHSTAHLLAYAVKSLFPDAQVTIGPVIDNGFYYDFSYKRAFTPEDLEAIEKKMAELAKKDEIVTREEWLRDDAVEFFKSIGEAYKAEIIASIPSNEPISLYREGDFIDLCRGPHVPSTGKLKVFKLMKVAGAYWRGDSNNEMLQRIYGTAWATKEEQQAYLTMLEEAERRDHRKLGRELDLFHFQEEAPGLIFWHPKGWVVWQQVEQYMRKIYQDNGYQEVKAPQILDLSLWKKTGHWDNYADNMFTTESENRVYGLKPMNCPGHVQIFNSGLHSYRELPIRYGEFGQCHRNEPSGSLHGMMRVRGFTQDDGHIFCTEDQLQDECAAFTALLQKVYADFGFGEILYKVATRPEKRIGDDAVWDKAEQALIESLRRTGCEFEISEGEGAFYGPKIEYTLKDAIGRHWQCGTIQVDFSMPARLGAEFVDAQDQRRVPVMLHRAILGSFERFIGMLIENHAGALPAWLAPEHAVVCCISEGSADYALAVTQELKKQGLRVSSDLRGEKITRKIREHSMQKVPYILVVGEKERENGTVAARARGGVDLGVMPLSDFSARLKHEIDSRQ, encoded by the coding sequence ATGGTCCGAATCACACTGCCCGATGGCTCCCAGCGAGAGTTCCCGGGTCCGGTTTCCGTCAGCGATGTGGCGCATTCCATCGGTACTGGCTTGGGGCGTGCCGCCCTGGCTGGCCGGGTCGGCGGGCAAGGGACCGAGTCGCGGCTGGTGGACACCTCCTACGTGATCGAGCAGGACAGTGATCTGGCCATTATTACCGCCAAGGATGCCGACGGCCTGGATTTGATTCGCCATTCCACCGCCCACCTGCTGGCCTATGCCGTTAAAAGCTTGTTCCCCGATGCCCAGGTCACCATAGGTCCGGTCATCGATAACGGCTTTTATTACGACTTCTCTTATAAGCGCGCCTTCACGCCGGAAGACCTGGAAGCCATCGAAAAGAAAATGGCCGAACTGGCTAAAAAAGACGAAATCGTGACCCGCGAAGAATGGTTGCGCGACGATGCCGTCGAGTTTTTCAAGAGCATAGGCGAGGCCTATAAGGCCGAGATCATCGCTTCCATCCCGTCGAACGAGCCCATCAGCCTGTATCGCGAAGGCGATTTCATCGACTTGTGCCGTGGTCCGCACGTCCCGTCCACGGGTAAGCTCAAGGTGTTCAAGCTGATGAAGGTGGCTGGCGCGTATTGGCGCGGCGACAGCAACAACGAGATGCTGCAACGCATTTACGGAACGGCCTGGGCCACCAAGGAAGAACAGCAAGCCTATCTGACCATGCTCGAAGAGGCCGAGCGTCGCGACCACCGCAAGCTGGGCCGCGAGCTGGACCTGTTCCATTTTCAGGAAGAAGCGCCCGGCCTGATCTTCTGGCATCCCAAAGGATGGGTAGTCTGGCAGCAGGTCGAGCAGTACATGCGCAAGATCTATCAAGACAACGGCTATCAGGAAGTCAAGGCCCCCCAGATTCTGGACTTGTCGCTGTGGAAAAAAACCGGTCACTGGGACAACTACGCGGACAATATGTTCACGACCGAGTCCGAAAACCGTGTCTATGGCCTGAAACCCATGAACTGTCCTGGTCACGTGCAGATCTTCAATTCCGGCCTGCATTCGTACCGCGAATTGCCCATCCGCTATGGCGAGTTCGGCCAGTGCCATCGCAACGAACCCTCCGGTTCTTTGCATGGCATGATGCGCGTGCGCGGCTTTACGCAGGATGACGGCCATATTTTCTGTACCGAAGATCAGTTGCAGGACGAGTGCGCTGCCTTCACGGCCTTGCTGCAAAAAGTCTACGCCGACTTCGGTTTTGGCGAGATTCTGTACAAGGTCGCCACGCGCCCTGAAAAACGCATCGGCGACGATGCCGTCTGGGACAAGGCCGAACAGGCCCTGATCGAGAGCCTGCGCCGCACCGGCTGTGAATTCGAGATTTCCGAAGGCGAGGGCGCTTTCTATGGTCCCAAGATCGAGTACACCCTGAAAGACGCCATCGGTCGTCACTGGCAGTGCGGCACTATCCAGGTGGATTTTTCCATGCCTGCCCGTCTGGGGGCCGAGTTCGTCGATGCCCAGGACCAGCGCCGTGTGCCTGTCATGCTGCATCGCGCCATTCTGGGGTCCTTCGAGCGCTTTATCGGCATGCTCATCGAAAACCATGCCGGTGCCTTGCCCGCTTGGCTGGCACCCGAGCATGCCGTGGTGTGCTGCATCTCCGAAGGCTCGGCCGATTATGCGCTGGCGGTGACCCAGGAGCTCAAGAAACAAGGGCTGCGCGTATCGTCCGATTTGCGCGGCGAAAAAATCACTCGTAAAATCCGGGAGCATAGTATGCAGAAAGTGCCCTATATCCTGGTCGTAGGTGAAAAAGAACGCGAAAATGGCACGGTCGCTGCGCGCGCGCGCGGCGGCGTGGATCTGGGCGTCATGCCTTTGTCCGACTTTTCTGCACGATTGAAGCACGAGATCGATAGCCGCCAATAA
- the gshB gene encoding glutathione synthase: MHVLFIIDPLPGLSAYKDSSVAMMRAFMARGHQVSVALQSELYIADSRVRTAYQPVAIAADADLRGKDWWTHPGPTQDDELNVFDAVIMRKDPPFDMEYAYSTHLLGFAQEQGARVFNAGSAIRNHPEKLAITEFPEFTPTTLVTRDMQRLRAFYHEHKDVIVKPLDGMGGMGIFRLRDPEANLGAILETLTANGSQTIMAQRYIPEIVHGDKRILIIGGEPVPYALARIPLAGETRGNLAAGGRGVAQALSDHDWHIARTIGPKLAARGLMLIGLDVIGDYVTEINVTSPTCFVEITEQTGFDVAEFFVKAVENATGRS; encoded by the coding sequence ATGCACGTTCTGTTCATCATTGATCCTTTGCCCGGCCTGTCGGCGTACAAGGATTCTTCCGTTGCCATGATGCGTGCCTTCATGGCGCGCGGCCATCAGGTCAGTGTGGCCTTGCAGTCCGAGCTGTACATTGCCGACAGCCGGGTGCGCACTGCGTATCAGCCTGTGGCGATCGCAGCCGATGCTGACTTGCGCGGCAAGGATTGGTGGACGCATCCCGGCCCGACGCAGGACGACGAACTGAATGTGTTCGATGCGGTCATCATGCGCAAGGACCCGCCCTTCGATATGGAATACGCCTATTCCACGCATCTGCTGGGCTTTGCGCAGGAACAAGGCGCGCGTGTCTTTAATGCCGGCTCGGCCATCCGCAATCACCCGGAAAAGCTGGCTATAACCGAATTTCCCGAATTTACGCCCACCACGCTGGTTACTCGGGATATGCAACGCTTGCGTGCTTTTTATCACGAGCACAAAGATGTCATCGTCAAGCCCTTGGACGGCATGGGCGGCATGGGCATTTTTCGTCTGCGCGACCCGGAAGCCAACCTGGGCGCCATTCTGGAAACCCTGACCGCCAATGGCAGCCAGACCATCATGGCACAGCGTTATATTCCCGAAATTGTGCATGGCGACAAGCGTATCCTGATCATCGGCGGCGAACCGGTGCCTTATGCGTTGGCCCGTATTCCGCTGGCCGGCGAAACCCGGGGCAATCTAGCTGCCGGCGGGCGTGGCGTGGCGCAGGCCTTGTCGGACCACGACTGGCATATCGCCCGCACGATAGGCCCCAAGCTGGCTGCGCGCGGTCTGATGCTGATCGGCTTGGATGTGATCGGCGATTACGTCACCGAAATCAATGTCACCAGCCCTACCTGTTTTGTCGAGATCACCGAGCAGACCGGGTTTGATGTAGCCGAATTTTTCGTGAAGGCCGTCGAGAACGCGACGGGGCGGTCGTGA
- the ptsP gene encoding phosphoenolpyruvate--protein phosphotransferase, with protein sequence MVKGYAIAKAAVMSAAALEVPHYRIGAEDVDSECQRLLSAMAGTRDELKSLVDHLPADAPRELAPILTVHSLLLDDPMLTQQTCAIIAERQYNAEWALTTQGQLLVEQFSQMEDAYLRERGADVRQVIERVLRVLAGKPAMLPGFSATQDEALIVVARDISPADMLRLRGGQFAAFLTDLGGPTSHTAIVARSMNVPAVVGLGGFRSLVRDGDWLIVDGFTGAVMVNPSQAVLDEYRQRQQAYLLERAELQALHDAPAVTLDGIPIRLEANIELPDEAELALKAGADGIGLFRSEFLFMGRSDLPSEQEQYEAYARVVKAMNGKVVTIRTLDIGADKTLDGDATVATNPALGLRAIRYCLDKPEMFATQLRALLRACVHGQIRILIPMISSMSEVYATRQAIESAARELEKSGTPFARNFLLGAMVEVPAIAIAIDPFVEELDFLSIGTNDLIQYVLAVDRGDAEVADLYDPMHPAVLRLIAHTINAADRAGKPVAVCGEMAGDASVTRMLLGLGLKEFSMHPQQLLDVKKEVRLSHSNALRVKVASALNRAERIDLATLAA encoded by the coding sequence GTGGTCAAAGGTTATGCCATTGCCAAGGCCGCCGTGATGAGCGCGGCGGCGCTGGAAGTGCCGCACTACCGGATCGGGGCCGAAGATGTGGATTCGGAATGTCAGCGTTTGCTCAGCGCGATGGCGGGCACGCGCGACGAACTCAAGTCTCTGGTGGATCATCTGCCGGCCGATGCGCCGCGCGAATTGGCACCGATTCTGACCGTGCACAGCCTGCTGCTAGACGATCCCATGCTGACGCAGCAGACCTGCGCCATCATTGCCGAGCGCCAGTACAACGCCGAATGGGCCTTGACCACGCAGGGGCAGTTGTTGGTCGAGCAGTTTTCCCAGATGGAGGATGCCTATCTGCGTGAGCGTGGTGCCGATGTGCGCCAAGTTATCGAACGCGTTTTGCGTGTCCTGGCGGGCAAGCCGGCCATGCTGCCCGGTTTCAGCGCGACCCAGGACGAAGCGTTGATCGTGGTGGCCCGCGATATCTCTCCGGCCGATATGCTCCGTTTGCGTGGCGGGCAATTCGCCGCCTTTCTGACCGATCTGGGCGGGCCGACCTCGCATACCGCCATTGTGGCGCGCAGCATGAACGTGCCTGCCGTCGTGGGCCTGGGAGGCTTTCGCAGCCTGGTGCGCGATGGCGACTGGCTGATCGTGGATGGTTTTACCGGTGCGGTCATGGTCAACCCGTCGCAGGCGGTGTTGGACGAATATCGCCAACGGCAGCAGGCCTATTTGCTGGAGCGCGCAGAGCTGCAGGCCTTGCATGACGCTCCGGCGGTGACCCTGGATGGTATTCCCATCCGTCTGGAAGCCAATATCGAACTGCCCGACGAAGCAGAGCTTGCGCTTAAAGCGGGTGCCGACGGCATAGGCCTGTTTCGCAGCGAGTTCTTGTTTATGGGGCGCAGCGATCTGCCCTCCGAACAAGAGCAGTACGAAGCTTATGCCCGCGTGGTCAAAGCCATGAATGGCAAAGTGGTCACGATACGCACGCTGGATATCGGCGCCGACAAGACCTTGGACGGCGATGCCACAGTGGCCACGAATCCGGCGCTGGGGCTGCGCGCTATCCGCTATTGTCTGGACAAACCCGAGATGTTCGCCACCCAGTTGCGCGCTTTGTTGCGTGCCTGTGTGCATGGCCAGATTCGCATTCTGATTCCCATGATTTCGTCCATGAGCGAAGTCTATGCGACCCGCCAGGCCATTGAATCGGCGGCGCGCGAACTGGAAAAATCGGGTACGCCGTTCGCCCGCAATTTTTTACTGGGGGCGATGGTGGAAGTGCCTGCCATTGCCATTGCGATCGATCCCTTTGTCGAAGAGCTGGATTTTCTGTCCATAGGTACCAACGACTTGATCCAGTACGTGTTGGCCGTGGATCGGGGCGATGCGGAGGTCGCCGATCTGTATGATCCCATGCATCCGGCGGTACTGCGCCTGATCGCCCACACCATCAACGCAGCCGATCGGGCCGGTAAGCCGGTGGCCGTGTGTGGCGAGATGGCCGGTGACGCATCGGTGACCCGCATGTTGCTGGGTCTGGGTCTGAAAGAGTTTTCCATGCATCCGCAGCAGTTGCTGGATGTCAAAAAAGAAGTGCGTCTGTCCCACTCCAATGCCTTGCGCGTCAAGGTGGCCAGCGCCTTGAATCGGGCCGAACGTATCGATCTGGCGACGCTCGCTGCTTAA
- a CDS encoding PTS sugar transporter subunit IIA: MIRLALIMHEPLASAFASCAEHVLGERPDLFVFDIQADECTDTAVERLLAQLQTRVEPATLILCDLYGATPFNVARRVQQHLQEQGQAVHLLTGTNMCMVLKALTERRDNPERLAQDVMEGAMRGIVDADCHC, from the coding sequence GTGATCCGCCTGGCCTTGATCATGCACGAGCCGCTGGCCAGCGCCTTTGCCAGTTGTGCGGAGCATGTGCTTGGAGAGCGGCCCGACCTGTTTGTCTTTGACATCCAGGCTGATGAATGCACCGATACGGCGGTAGAGCGCTTGCTGGCGCAATTGCAGACCCGTGTCGAACCGGCCACGCTGATTCTGTGCGATCTGTACGGCGCCACGCCGTTCAACGTGGCCCGGCGGGTGCAGCAGCATCTGCAAGAGCAAGGGCAGGCCGTACACCTGCTGACCGGAACCAATATGTGCATGGTGCTCAAAGCCTTGACCGAGCGGCGCGACAATCCGGAACGCCTGGCTCAGGATGTCATGGAAGGGGCCATGCGCGGCATTGTGGACGCCGATTGCCATTGCTGA
- the chrA gene encoding chromate efflux transporter, which produces MTERVGYKVSNWQRALEVFWVFLRLGCTSFGGPLAHLAFFRQDLVQRRQWLDDKSYTDLLALCQFLPGPTSSQVGMGIGLRRAGLVGALAAWVGFTLPSAVLMIGLAWGLDSASERVPTGLIHGMKIVAVAVVAQALWGMGRSLCPDRSRLTLAVCAALLALAVPGAWGQWLVIVMGATAGGLLFSADPQPAVQDQRQSTGRWGWVAGAVFLLLLLMPMWLASGQGAQAWSLFDAFYRSGSLVFGGGHVVLPLLQSELVGPGWVDEQTFLAGYGMAQAMPGPLFSVAGFLGASASVGPGGVAGGLLGLLAIFLPALLLVLAVWPYWERLSRASWAQALLKGVNAAVVGLLLAAFYDPVWSSAIGGTTDFSLALIAFIALTQWRVPPWLAVLGAGVFGWYFL; this is translated from the coding sequence ATGACTGAGCGCGTTGGCTACAAGGTGTCGAACTGGCAGCGCGCGCTGGAGGTGTTCTGGGTTTTTTTGCGTCTGGGCTGCACCTCTTTTGGTGGGCCGTTGGCCCATTTGGCTTTTTTTCGCCAGGATCTGGTGCAGCGGCGTCAATGGCTGGACGACAAGTCCTACACCGATCTGCTTGCTTTATGCCAGTTTTTGCCTGGCCCTACCAGTAGCCAGGTAGGCATGGGCATTGGGTTGCGCCGGGCAGGCTTGGTCGGGGCACTGGCGGCCTGGGTCGGCTTTACCTTGCCTTCGGCTGTGCTGATGATCGGACTGGCCTGGGGGTTGGATTCAGCCTCCGAGCGGGTGCCGACCGGACTCATACATGGCATGAAAATCGTGGCGGTGGCTGTGGTGGCCCAAGCATTGTGGGGTATGGGGCGCAGCCTTTGTCCTGATCGCAGCCGTCTGACCTTGGCCGTTTGCGCTGCGCTTTTGGCCTTGGCAGTGCCGGGAGCCTGGGGGCAGTGGCTGGTCATCGTTATGGGGGCGACCGCGGGTGGACTGCTTTTTTCGGCCGACCCACAGCCTGCGGTTCAGGATCAGCGGCAGTCCACGGGTCGTTGGGGGTGGGTTGCGGGGGCTGTGTTTCTGCTCTTGTTGCTGATGCCAATGTGGCTGGCGTCAGGGCAGGGTGCTCAGGCGTGGTCGCTGTTCGATGCGTTTTATCGCAGCGGTTCGCTGGTGTTTGGCGGCGGCCATGTGGTGCTGCCTTTGTTGCAGAGCGAATTGGTCGGTCCTGGCTGGGTGGACGAGCAAACCTTTCTGGCTGGATACGGCATGGCGCAGGCCATGCCTGGGCCTTTGTTCTCTGTGGCCGGTTTCTTAGGGGCGTCAGCCTCGGTCGGCCCGGGAGGGGTTGCTGGCGGTCTGCTGGGTTTGCTGGCGATCTTTCTGCCGGCGCTGCTGCTGGTGTTGGCCGTCTGGCCGTACTGGGAACGCCTGAGCCGGGCATCCTGGGCGCAGGCTTTGCTTAAGGGCGTGAATGCAGCGGTAGTCGGTTTGTTGCTGGCCGCCTTTTACGATCCGGTCTGGAGCAGTGCCATCGGCGGCACCACCGACTTTTCGCTGGCCCTGATTGCCTTTATCGCCTTGACGCAGTGGCGTGTTCCGCCGTGGCTGGCCGTGCTGGGCGCAGGCGTGTTCGGCTGGTATTTTTTATAG
- a CDS encoding pentapeptide repeat-containing protein, which yields MRHRHGQEAIMRVSDARLSRQALLELLAQPQPLTVLERCCMDGEDLSGLDMNGVRFLGCSLLQAKLTRANLSETVWEKSRAGRADFRLADLSDARFQGCDLHVTVWARARLAGACFQDSKLSGASLVDVQALGIELHQCLLVGSTLRGLVLRKQRLVGLDCTDADLGGCDFSDAIFEGGSLRGASLKGAVFQGADLRSVDVGEITLLELATSFKGAYISTEQAAQLVAALGVHVL from the coding sequence ATGCGGCATCGGCACGGACAAGAGGCCATCATGCGGGTCAGTGATGCGCGGTTGTCGCGGCAGGCCTTGCTTGAGTTGCTGGCGCAGCCGCAGCCCCTTACCGTCCTGGAACGCTGTTGCATGGATGGCGAGGACTTGTCCGGCCTGGACATGAATGGCGTGCGCTTTCTGGGCTGCTCGCTGCTTCAGGCAAAACTTACCCGCGCTAATTTAAGCGAGACGGTCTGGGAAAAATCCCGGGCAGGCCGCGCAGATTTTCGACTGGCGGATCTTTCGGATGCTCGATTCCAGGGGTGCGATCTGCATGTCACTGTCTGGGCGCGCGCCCGGCTGGCCGGCGCATGTTTTCAGGACTCCAAGCTTAGTGGTGCAAGCCTGGTCGATGTGCAGGCCTTGGGCATCGAGCTGCATCAATGCCTGCTGGTGGGCAGCACGTTACGCGGTCTGGTATTGCGTAAGCAGAGGCTGGTGGGCCTGGATTGTACGGATGCCGACCTGGGCGGCTGCGATTTTTCCGATGCGATCTTTGAGGGCGGCAGCTTGCGCGGGGCCAGTCTGAAAGGTGCTGTTTTTCAAGGGGCGGACCTGCGTAGCGTGGACGTGGGCGAGATCACCTTGCTGGAACTGGCCACCTCGTTCAAGGGTGCCTATATCTCGACTGAGCAAGCGGCCCAACTGGTCGCTGCACTGGGCGTACACGTGCTATGA
- a CDS encoding accessory factor UbiK family protein: MINRNDWLEDLQKNVSELIAKSPAADIERNVKAFMGQTFNRMDLVTRDEFDTYKTMLERALARVAALETRLQALEGRQTPVVQPAQNSDQEPGQQA; this comes from the coding sequence ATGATCAATCGCAACGATTGGCTGGAAGATCTGCAGAAAAATGTGTCCGAACTGATTGCTAAAAGTCCGGCCGCCGACATCGAGCGTAATGTCAAAGCCTTTATGGGCCAGACCTTCAATCGCATGGATCTGGTCACCCGGGACGAATTTGATACCTATAAAACGATGCTGGAACGCGCTCTGGCGCGTGTGGCGGCCCTGGAAACCCGTTTGCAGGCCTTGGAGGGGCGCCAGACTCCCGTCGTTCAGCCCGCTCAGAACAGCGATCAGGAGCCGGGTCAGCAGGCTTGA
- the infC gene encoding translation initiation factor IF-3, whose amino-acid sequence MATEKKHRINGEIRIPEVRLIGIEGEQLGIVKVPDALIMAEQNDVDLVEIAPAAQPPVCRLMDYGKFRYQEQKRQQEAKAKQKVIQIKEVKFRPGTDEGDYQVKLRNVKRFIDDGDKVKVTLRFRGREMAHQELGMRVLERVRDDVSELCQVEAMPKLEGRQMVMVLAPRKKAS is encoded by the coding sequence ATCGCAACCGAGAAAAAACATCGCATCAACGGCGAAATCCGTATCCCAGAGGTGCGACTCATTGGAATCGAGGGTGAGCAGTTGGGTATCGTCAAGGTTCCCGATGCATTGATCATGGCCGAACAGAACGACGTCGACCTGGTGGAAATTGCGCCCGCCGCGCAGCCGCCCGTCTGCCGTCTGATGGACTATGGCAAGTTCCGCTACCAGGAACAGAAGCGCCAGCAAGAAGCCAAGGCCAAGCAAAAGGTCATCCAGATCAAGGAAGTCAAGTTCCGTCCCGGTACCGACGAGGGCGATTACCAAGTCAAGCTGCGCAACGTCAAACGCTTTATTGACGATGGCGACAAGGTCAAGGTAACGCTGCGCTTCCGTGGACGCGAAATGGCGCACCAGGAATTGGGTATGCGGGTTCTGGAACGTGTTCGCGACGATGTCAGCGAGTTGTGTCAGGTCGAAGCCATGCCCAAGCTGGAAGGCCGTCAGATGGTCATGGTGCTGGCTCCTCGCAAGAAGGCCTCCTGA
- a CDS encoding HPr family phosphocarrier protein, translating into MPTVSIVISNKLGLHARAAAKLTQLAGRYASEVFIARGSQRVNAKSIMGVMMLAAGLGVTVVVDAQGPDAEQALNDIQALFDAKFGENE; encoded by the coding sequence ATGCCTACTGTATCGATCGTCATCAGCAACAAGCTGGGCTTGCATGCCCGGGCGGCCGCCAAGCTGACTCAGCTTGCCGGCCGGTATGCCAGTGAAGTGTTCATCGCCCGCGGTTCGCAGCGCGTCAACGCCAAAAGCATCATGGGCGTCATGATGTTGGCGGCCGGTCTGGGTGTGACCGTCGTGGTCGATGCCCAGGGGCCCGATGCCGAGCAGGCCCTGAATGACATCCAGGCCCTGTTCGATGCCAAGTTTGGTGAAAACGAATAA
- a CDS encoding MFS transporter codes for MVLVCGRSTSARYRSLFLVLTGVCAALHIWKLPPALPAMQRELGLDLVQAGFLLSSVQMAGMLLGLLIGMVSEKIGLRRCILIGLAILSLMSVLTPWTSHGSVILLSRAIEGCGFLMVVLPVPALIKRMTDPAGLSRIMGLWGCYMPAGAVLMLWAGAAWLDIASWRSLWLLLSALTGVVFLLTLWLVPPDPVRARIQSVQQEAAMSLSDLVRTTLRSGQVWLVALSFGVYAAQWAAVVGFMPTIYSLVDVSMSTAGLLTALIAGGNVIGNLGAGRLLHRGLPAPRLLQIGFVCMMAAAIVAFGLAQDIAVQFLAILLFSVTGGLIPATLFFLAVTVAPSPQTTSSSVGWVQQCSSLGQFVGPPVVAWVVHQLGGWQWAWVATCAFAIVGLLMSVCLTKALAGGMRHD; via the coding sequence ATGGTTCTTGTCTGTGGCCGCTCAACATCCGCACGCTACCGTTCGCTGTTTTTGGTGCTGACCGGGGTCTGTGCGGCCCTGCATATCTGGAAGCTGCCGCCGGCTTTGCCGGCCATGCAGCGCGAATTGGGTCTGGACCTGGTGCAAGCCGGGTTTTTGTTATCCAGCGTTCAAATGGCCGGCATGTTGCTGGGGTTGCTGATCGGCATGGTGTCCGAAAAAATCGGCTTGCGACGCTGCATTCTGATTGGCCTGGCTATTTTGTCCTTGATGTCTGTGCTGACACCGTGGACTAGCCACGGTAGTGTGATATTGCTCAGTCGGGCCATCGAAGGTTGTGGCTTCTTAATGGTGGTGCTGCCTGTGCCCGCTTTGATCAAGCGCATGACAGACCCTGCCGGGCTGAGCCGTATCATGGGCTTGTGGGGCTGTTATATGCCGGCCGGCGCGGTTTTGATGCTGTGGGCGGGCGCTGCTTGGCTCGATATTGCCTCCTGGCGCAGCCTGTGGCTGCTGTTGTCTGCCCTGACCGGCGTGGTGTTCTTGCTGACGCTGTGGCTGGTTCCCCCCGATCCTGTACGTGCTCGCATCCAGTCAGTTCAGCAAGAGGCGGCGATGTCCCTGTCTGATCTGGTGCGCACGACGTTGCGATCGGGGCAAGTGTGGCTGGTGGCGTTAAGTTTTGGCGTATATGCGGCCCAATGGGCAGCGGTGGTGGGTTTTATGCCGACCATCTACAGTCTGGTCGATGTCTCTATGTCGACGGCGGGCTTGTTGACTGCGCTGATTGCCGGGGGCAATGTCATCGGCAATTTGGGGGCGGGTCGCCTCTTGCATCGAGGCCTGCCGGCTCCCCGTTTATTGCAGATTGGTTTTGTGTGCATGATGGCCGCCGCTATCGTTGCGTTTGGTCTGGCCCAGGATATTGCCGTTCAGTTCCTGGCGATTTTGCTGTTTTCTGTTACCGGCGGCTTGATTCCGGCTACGCTGTTTTTCCTGGCCGTGACGGTGGCCCCGTCGCCGCAGACCACCTCTTCCTCGGTGGGCTGGGTACAGCAGTGTTCATCGTTGGGGCAATTTGTCGGGCCGCCAGTCGTGGCCTGGGTGGTCCACCAGTTGGGCGGCTGGCAGTGGGCCTGGGTGGCGACCTGTGCGTTTGCTATTGTCGGGTTGCTGATGTCGGTGTGTTTGACCAAGGCATTGGCGGGCGGAATGCGTCATGACTGA